The following proteins come from a genomic window of Alphaproteobacteria bacterium:
- a CDS encoding LysM peptidoglycan-binding domain-containing protein: MDKRFELLKKINHALLCISLTQCSSAGSDVSQQGAEIKKTKRLYQFHYVQRGEGLSNIARRYDMSEKDLLHINQMKSSRQVYLGQRLHVHKKNFDEFKTIPIVEGDQANEFTDLNVDKARTKESLEFAEANKETTDNIKHALLLPLVGIGALVAGAGKALSSLFNKSAEAGTGSFFGGSSSGGGGDLPLADGNGGGSDIDLPTYPATQTAKPKLPVSDNNIPDIFKSSKPATQEDTGMDLLKKGAALAVGGGVLGLGMWGVSKLLDKSNENRARIEKELSHEACVRMAMGWPLSYQDRKFTYVNPKLKEAGIFIKNTQRELFVVPAFPGKIIDIQKPNKRDDRYTVTIKHGCNNLVTVYGNLRIPFEGNVKPEDLVDVYVSRTDPIGLIDPDTDLFFAVKQIQPGKDADSVNYEFQQVAKRTARLMRDSQVQNGKIEVGGMYFEVADNGKDYYHKTLLFKKKRVTDIYQKDPLAFLPGRSLSHLHSSK; the protein is encoded by the coding sequence TCAATTTCATTATGTACAAAGAGGGGAGGGGCTATCTAATATTGCAAGGCGATATGATATGTCCGAAAAAGATCTGCTTCACATCAATCAAATGAAAAGCTCTAGACAGGTATATTTAGGACAAAGGTTGCATGTACATAAGAAGAATTTTGATGAATTTAAAACAATTCCAATTGTTGAGGGTGATCAAGCAAATGAGTTTACCGATCTAAATGTTGATAAAGCAAGAACAAAGGAATCGCTAGAGTTTGCAGAGGCAAATAAAGAGACGACTGATAATATTAAACATGCTTTGTTATTGCCTCTTGTGGGTATTGGCGCTTTGGTAGCTGGGGCTGGAAAGGCACTTTCTTCTCTTTTTAATAAATCTGCAGAAGCGGGTACAGGCAGTTTCTTTGGCGGGTCTTCTTCTGGTGGAGGAGGGGATTTGCCTTTAGCAGACGGAAATGGTGGTGGTAGTGATATTGACTTGCCTACATATCCTGCTACGCAAACTGCGAAACCTAAGTTGCCTGTTTCCGATAATAACATTCCTGATATTTTCAAATCTTCAAAGCCCGCTACTCAAGAAGATACAGGCATGGATCTCTTAAAAAAAGGCGCAGCATTGGCTGTGGGAGGTGGAGTATTAGGTTTAGGTATGTGGGGTGTGAGTAAACTTTTAGATAAGAGTAATGAGAATAGAGCGAGAATTGAAAAAGAACTCTCTCATGAAGCTTGTGTGCGTATGGCAATGGGTTGGCCGCTTAGTTATCAAGATAGAAAGTTTACCTATGTAAATCCTAAACTTAAAGAAGCTGGCATTTTTATTAAAAACACCCAAAGAGAGTTGTTTGTTGTGCCGGCGTTTCCTGGAAAGATTATTGATATACAGAAGCCAAACAAGAGAGATGATCGATACACAGTAACCATTAAACATGGTTGCAATAATCTAGTGACCGTATATGGAAATCTTAGAATTCCGTTTGAAGGCAATGTGAAGCCTGAAGATTTGGTAGATGTATATGTGTCAAGAACTGACCCAATTGGTTTGATTGATCCGGATACAGATTTATTTTTTGCTGTGAAGCAGATACAGCCAGGAAAAGACGCGGATAGTGTTAATTATGAATTCCAGCAAGTCGCCAAACGAACAGCTCGTCTTATGAGGGATTCGCAAGTGCAAAATGGAAAAATAGAGGTTGGTGGTATGTATTTTGAGGTTGCGGATAACGGAAAGGATTATTACCATAAAACACTTTTATTTAAGAAAAAAAGAGTGACAGATATTTATCAAAAAGACCCGCTTGCATTTTTGCCAGGCCGCTCGTTGTCACATTTACACAGCAGCAAATAA
- the grxD gene encoding Grx4 family monothiol glutaredoxin, giving the protein MNKKDIQKIINENDVVVFMKGTKDFPACGFSAIVVQIFKQLNIEFKDLDVLKDQELRQNIKEFSNWPTLPQVYIKQKFIGGSDIIREMYDTQELQKLFAAV; this is encoded by the coding sequence ATGAATAAAAAAGATATTCAAAAAATTATAAATGAAAATGATGTAGTTGTATTTATGAAAGGAACTAAGGATTTCCCTGCATGTGGTTTTTCAGCAATTGTTGTGCAAATTTTTAAACAGCTTAATATTGAATTTAAAGATTTGGATGTCTTAAAAGATCAAGAGCTCCGTCAAAATATTAAAGAATTTTCAAACTGGCCAACGCTACCGCAGGTATATATAAAACAAAAATTTATTGGCGGAAGTGATATCATACGAGAAATGTATGATACGCAAGAGTTGCAAAAATTATTTGCTGCTGTGTAA
- a CDS encoding BolA/IbaG family iron-sulfur metabolism protein — protein sequence MKQQVYEKILQHLPDAQIQVAGDDYHVTLSVKDKCFNNLSRIEQHQKIYAILGSWVGNEIHALSLKIEGTRDE from the coding sequence ATGAAACAGCAAGTCTATGAAAAAATTCTTCAACATCTGCCAGATGCGCAGATTCAGGTTGCCGGTGATGATTATCATGTCACCTTATCTGTAAAAGATAAATGTTTTAACAACCTATCACGCATCGAGCAACATCAAAAAATCTACGCCATTTTAGGAAGTTGGGTTGGAAATGAAATCCATGCTCTTAGCTTAAAAATAGAAGGAACAAGAGATGAATAA